A window of the Lolium perenne isolate Kyuss_39 chromosome 7, Kyuss_2.0, whole genome shotgun sequence genome harbors these coding sequences:
- the LOC127318497 gene encoding serine/threonine-protein kinase RIPK has protein sequence MASAQSWKSMFCCVGGAAAGVAGADEDGPSPSSLPQGRRRGERRTLLSSSSASSASRVSLSSLGSTGTLTPEDLSLTLSGSNLHAFTYAELKAVTAGFSRSNYLGSGGFGPVYKGHVAAELRPGLEAQAVAVKYLDLDDSTQGHKEWLAEVFFLGQLRHENLVKLIGYCYEDQHRMLVYEYMGNGSLEKHLFKSLDGCMPWATRIKIAVGAAKGLAFLHHADTPVIYRDFKASNILLDEDYTTKLSDFGLAKDGPQGDATHVSTRIMGTHGYAAPEYIMTGHLTAKSDVYSFGVVLLELLSGRRSIDHARRSREQSLVDYARPYLKKADKLHRIMDPALECQYSGKGAQQAALLAYKCLSQNSKSRPTMGEVVRALEPILKMDDYLQVGPFVFTVILEDPNEIHESKRKLVDGKTKLDMRNESNVEEKHKSHQDRHRQKYPNSTIHADVALNRDGAIGPYTTALQRHRRASSHTEERGA, from the exons ATGGCTTCCGCGCAATCGTGGAAGTCTATGTTCTGCTGCGTCGGAGGCGCAGCGGCGGGGGTGGCCGGCGCCGACGAGGACGGGCCATCGCCGTCATCGCTGCCGcaggggcggaggagaggggaacGGAGGACTCTGCTGTCATCGTCGTCGGCATCTTCCGCCTCGCGGGTGTCCCTGTCGAGCCTGGGGTCGACGGGCACTCTCACGCCGGAGGACCTCTCGCTCACGCTGTCCGGCTCCAACCTGCACGCCTTCACCTACGCCGAGCTCAAGGCGGTCACCGCCGGCTTCTCCCGGTCCAACTACCTCGGCTCCGGCGGCTTCGGCCCCGTCTACAAGGGCCACGTCGCCGCCGAGCTCCGGCCGGGGCTGGAAGCGCAGGCCGTCGCCGTCAAGTACCTCGACCTCGACGACAGCACGCAGGGCCATAAGGAGTGGCTG GCTGAGGTGTTCTTCCTTGGGCAGCTGAGGCACGAGAACCTGGTGAAGCTCATCGGGTACTGCTACGAGGACCAGCACCGGATGCTGGTGTACGAGTACATGGGCAACGGCAGCCTCGAGAAGCACCTCTTCAAGAGCCTCGACGGCTGCATGCCGTGGGCGACCAGGATCAAGATCGCCGTCGGCGCTGCCAAGGGCCTCGCCTTCCTCCACCATGCCGACACGCCGGTCATCTACCGCGACTTCAAGGCCTCCAACATCTTGCTCGACGAG GACTACACCACCAAGCTGTCCGACTTCGGCCTCGCCAAGGACGGGCCACAGGGCGACGCAACCCATGTATCGACACGTATCATGGGGACACATGGGTATGCTGCGCCTGAGTACATCATGACGGGACACTTGACCGCTAAGAGCGACGTCTACAGCTTCGgcgtggtgctcctagagctcctATCGGGTCGGCGCTCCATCGATCATGCTCGGCGTTCTAGGGAGCAGAGTTTGGTCGACTACGCGAGGCCATACCTCAAGAAGGCTGACAAGCTGCACCGGATTATGGACCCGGCTTTGGAGTGCCAATACTCGGGCAAAGGGGCCCAGCAGGCCGCGCTCCTCGCGTACAAGTGCTTGAGCCAAAACTCGAAGTCCAGGCCCACCATGGGGGAGGTGGTTCGGGCCTTGGAGCCTATACTCAAGATGGATGACTACCTCCAGGTAGGTCCATTTGTGTTCACGGTCATATTAGAAGATCCCAACGAAATTCACGAGAGCAAAAGAAAGCTTGTTGATGGCAAGACAAAGCTTGACATGAGGAATGAGTCGAATGTGGAAGAGAAGCACAAGAGCCACCAAGACCGGCACCGGCAGAAGTACCCAAACTCAACGATCCATGCTGATGTTGCGTTGAATCGGGACGGTGCCATCGGCCCATACACGACTGCACTACAACGTCACCGAAGGGCATCAAGCCACACCGAGGAAAGGGGTGCATAG